The Antechinus flavipes isolate AdamAnt ecotype Samford, QLD, Australia chromosome 4, AdamAnt_v2, whole genome shotgun sequence genomic interval AGGGGACCTTCTACATGGTGGGCAGTAAGGACCCAGTGTGGTTTGCTGAATGAAAAAGGGTACAAAGAAAAGGATCCACAGAGCCTTGTAGGTTCCAAGGGGCCTGGGCATGATGCCAATCAGGGTTTGCTGAAGGTGCCCCCCACACTCTTCAGCCATGGGCTCCTTGGAACCCACTTTCTTTGTGGGCAAACTAGAAGTAATTATTAGAGTTTCTACCGACAGTTATTAAAAGCAGATGACCTTTTAAAAAGATCActtggaggggaaagaaggagtggAAAGAATCCTGTTTTATTCCTAGAAAGTAAAGTTTGTCTCTGAAACTGAGGGAGAGCAAACTGAAATCATTATTTAGTGTTTAGTGTTCCAGGCATGAATTACCTGGCACTACCTAGAGAAAAGTGGAAaatcatccctgccctcaaacGGTATACATTTGGATAAGGGAGAAATGGACATAGAAACATCCAGGTGTGGAGGTAGTTTTCCCTTTCCCAGGATGCCTCTGACCATATGGTCTTTGGGTACACACACAGGTAGAgtagagttggaagggaaggTATTCCCAGTCTCCCGTGCACGAGGCTCTGTGAAAGCTTGATTACATTTAATTAGGATAAAATGGACTTCACGGATACCCAGGTAGGAGAGATCCGGTCGGCATTTTGTCTAAAAAGAGAGGGAGTGTTTAGTAGCCCCAGAAGTTCAGTATGAGCCAGCAGGACAGTGTGGAGGCTGAGCCATCTCATGCAATCCCGGGGGGCATCAGAAGGCACAGCTTCCAGGAGAAGGAATGGTCCTACTGTACAGTGTGCCTAGTCAGACCATGGTGTATTTCACTCAATTTGGGGTAATAGCGGAAAGAGTACTGACCCCGGAACCAAAGAACCGGCATTCAAATGTGCCCTTTGACATTGCTACCCATGTGAGTTATCAGAAACTGACCCCTCAGAAGTCTCTTTCTGCTCCTCCCCAGAgtattccccttcccttcccttccattcttttAAGATCAAGAGGTAATTGAACCCCATTCATTCCTAGTTTTCTAATTAGACTTCCTCTATGACCCCTGATGTTTGGGTTTAGAAATCATCTCCACATGTAATATAAGGTTGCTCTAATTTAAGCCTGTATGATTGTGtttatcttttatgtttttcttaactCCTTTTTTTGCCCTTCAGAGTTTCTAAACAGCTGTGGTCTTTTGATCAGAAATGCTTGGGCATCCTCTAAGTTCCTAAGGTCCCATTTTCCTCACACAGGATTATACTCAGCTTTGCTGGGgaagttattatttttgttgtaagTCTTATCATTTGCCTGCAGTCCAAGATCCCTCTTTCTGTAAAGTTGGGATTGCTAGATCATATGTGATCTTGACTGGGACTCTTTGGGTCTTGAACTCTTTCTGgtagcttggattttttttatttaaaagtagcATGTTCCCTAAGAACGTTTCTACCACAGTATACCTTCAGCTGCTTTGCCAGTGGTATATAACAGCatgcaaattaaactttaaaataaactttatctGTTCTCTTCTATGTAATATTCTTGGGAAGAACACTTTAGAGCAAAGGgtcttcaccttttgttttttcacgGACTCTTTTGACAGGCTGGTGAATCTCTTTTGAGAATAGTGTttgaaaatgcataaaatatacagGGTCATAAAGAAAACCAAGCAAATTCATGTCTCTGAGGTCAAGAACCCGTGTAAGAAGCACTTGAGATGGGGAGGTAGAAATGACTTCAACCAGATTTAGTTGCAGATGAAACCCCCACGTCATTGGGAGGAATAGAAGTGGCCTGTACATGGCTATGGGTGATCTTCAGTCACGACAGGGGCAACCAAGATAATGGATAATGGTTTGGattgtctgtttgtctctgtctctctctctctcctgtctctctctctttttttgttttgtctaagGCAGTtgtgggtaagtgacttgcccaaggtcccataaccaggaaatgttaagtgtgaggtaacatttgaactcagggctttctgacttcagggctggtgttttgtccactgcaccaccagctGCCCCAGGGGTTTTTGaagataaaaacaagaaagaaagaacaacacAGCATCCCAATCATTGCCTTCAGAAACCTAAACCATGCAATGGGCGACATCTCTGCTAGGGATGAGTTGGGagcctcctctttcccctcagaACGGTTTGTTTTTTGCGCGTTTGCAGGGCTCACTTCTGGTTTTGTCCAGTTCTTTCCATTGCCTTTGCTGTCATCGCTGTTTATTGTCTTCTTGGCTTTGCTCGCTTCACTCCGCACGGGTCATGTAGAAATAGAATCTCTGCACCGATGCACACCCCTCCCCCAGCCCAGGCCCCAGCACTGACTCTTGCCCTTTTGATTTGCACAGTCTCCATGACTTGGAGCATCCGTGGGGTTCTGAGAGCTGCCCGGCCGTACTCCTCTAACTGCCCACTCTCCTCCAACCACCCGCTCGGGTGGTCTTTGTTCCTCAGCCTTATGCTCTTTGCAGACTGTGACGGGTGATATTACTGACCGTGCCCCCCTTTGTTGTGGTCTTCACAACAGACTCTTCATTCAGCAGGTCTGCTGGcttcttctcattctccttggCTGACTTCTGCATCCCCACACTAGCTGGTGGTCCCTAAGGCGCTCTCTGGCTCTTTTCTGTCTCGTTCCCACACTCAGCTGGGCCTTCATCATCACCTGCACAGGTGTCCCCCTCATCCGTTTATTCACCCCCCCTTTCTTCCCTGAACTTTAGTCTTGATTCCCATCTGcctatttaatatttcaaattgGCTCTCCCAcaagcatctcaaactcagccTGCCAAAACGTCATCTTCAGAGCCTTTCCCATTTCCAACGTTTTTTTATTTAAGTTGAGGTGCCGCCATCCCTAAGTCACCCACGTCGGCAGCCACGGCACCAGCCTGAACCCCTCATTCCCCGCCCCCATCGATTTGCCAGATCTCAGGCCACTAACAAACCCACTGATGACGCAGCCCCTGCCTCCTCCCACGGATTTAACCATCATCTCTGCTGCTGATGACCCTCAGATCAGTCCTCCCAACAggtctctctgctgacctccatcCTCGCCTCTCCAGCTGCCTCTTGTCATCTCATATACAGCAGATATCTTAACATGTGCAAAACAGAACTCAGTGTCTTTAGTCCCCCCTCCTTCCTTGGCCCAATGGTGATCCCCTCAGCTTGACCTCTCACCTCCAAGACCTGCGGATTTCACCCAGACATCATGTCTCTACTTTGCTCCCTGACAATGCTCCCAGCCTGGTGCCCGCCCCACGCTCCGACTATCACCAGCATGgctgggagagggggaggggctgCCAGGCTCTTCCCATTCCAGACCATCCTCCCTCCACCCATCCGTCATCTGTCATCTACCTATTtatatctatcatctctctctatacacacacacacacatacacactcacatctGATCCTGTCATAATtcaccccccccccactccccctcaCTCACTcatctccagtggctccctattaccttccAAAGCAAATTGAGGACAGGGTTGGGTGTCCAGAGCTCCGCGTGGCCTGGCCTCTCTTCCCTCCTAGTCTCATCACACCTTGCTCCCTGACCAGGCCTCCTGGCCTCCTGGCCTCCTGGAACTCCCAGGCTCAAACATCCTTGCCCTCTGCTCCAACTATTCATTTCCCCGGCTTCTGCTGAGCCTCAGCCACAGTCCCACCTCGATCCACTGGAagccttcccccaccccctcttcagTTTGTGTTTTCCCTCTTCAAATGATTTCCTATCCCCCTGTATATCACTCACTTTGTGATCATGGTTGCTCATCGTTTCCTCTGtgagattgtaagctctttgagggaagggactgtcctttgcctctttttacaTCCTCtgtgcacagtgcctggcacacagtaggcatttaagaaatgttttttaatattgaagtagaaacagaaaaaacaataaaatgagattGGATGCTTTGTAGTGATACTGAGGAAGCTGAATCTCAAATGAACTAGTAAATAGGCCCTGCACAGGGTCAGACATAATTATTGTATTGGTTCAACAgaactatttgattttcttttttaaccactGTTCCAAGGGAAGGCTCCTTGGATAGGAAGAGACAATAGTCATAAGTAAATGTGACATAAGAAcaaaaagcataaattaaaaatgatggCTTGGGGCTGGGATAGTTTTATATTCTTGAAATTATTTACTGCAATAATGTGCATGATTAATTTGCTGAATTCTTCTGAATAGACTGGACTATGGACAGAACTTAAGAAGATTGAGACAAATTTCTTAAAGCCGCTGCACACGGGACTTAATATGTCAAAGGCACATTATGAAGCAGaaattaagaacaaaaaagagaCCAGACGAGGTTAGTTGCTTATGTTTCTACCACCTGTTTAGAACCTCAAGTTCAAACAAACTTTTATATTCAAACAAAGTTAAGAATATTAGGCCATATTTAACTCAGGCGCTAACAGGGAGCTAAATCTttcattccttctattttttttttccctttagttatGACTATGATCGTTTTTGGTTTTGGTCCAATGGCTATACAAGTTGGTTTACTCTTTATACCCTTCCCATCAAATTTGTTCTTGTTCAACAATAACACTTGACACAACTCAAGGTGTGTGCTTATTTCTGCAGGACAAAAATCCTTTGCATCAATCTTTTTTTGATGAGCAGATAGCAACATGAGTATATTTGGATATCACTGCACTTTGAATATTGCCTGTTTccatgtaaaatttaaaattaaacctATCTGGTTTCTGATATTTTTaagttgttaatatttttaacaatattGCTTCAGCATGGTCTCCATAGTATCTGTACAACAGCATTTATATTCACAATActagatatttccatatttttaaagtagaatCAGTAATTCTCTTTATATTGACAATTTTACAGTTCTGATaatttgataataaaataaataattagattattaaagtttttaaaaacttgttaaaTCATCAGaactatttaaaatgttattattttctatattttccaaAAACTCAAAGCAATTGTACATTATCAGCTGTGTGGACtctatttttgaatataattttaaattttgctttacaGCAATGGTTTTCAAGTATTATATCAGTAGACTCATGGTAATTTTGcccataatttaaatattaaaaaaaaaacattttctagtGAATAACAGAAGTGGCATGTGAAATTATTGGTGGAAACTATAGTCACTACAGTGAGTTTAATTGACTGACAATTGATGATTGCCATTTTTTTGTTACAGAATCTCATAATCCTAACACTCCTAAAAATATTTGTTCAGTAATGGTCGGTGGAGAGAAGATGCCTGACATTCCTAACATGACTCCCGAAATGCAACTTCAGGtgaatagggttttttttttagtacattaatttgtggtttttttgcTGTTGTCGTTTTTTAAGGTCCTTGTGTTGTCAGTAACGttcatttttcttgacattttagGTTCTCCATTCAGCTCTTTTCACGTTTGATTTAATAGAAAGTGTTCTGGCCCGGGTAGAAGAACTCATTGAACTGAAAACAAAACCTACATCTGAAGAAATGTCTCGACTGAAATAAAGCCTCCCTGCCTGAAGAGCTAAAGCAGCTGTAGAAACAGCAAAACCAGTTTTGTTCGTTCTTTGTGGAGACCTTTTTACTTTAATgtactttttaaagaagtttgTTTGGTTCTTAGGCACTTGCTGCTAGAAAATAAATGCTGctattctccttttccttcatgGCTTGTTTATCTTATTAGAGAATTGTAGTATTCTGTTAGCTTAAAACATATTtaccaaaaaattttttaaaactttatcttAAATTAACAGTAAACTGTATTTTGGCAAGTTTGGATGTTCGGCAAAAAATAAGATTTGTGTatcattttaaattctgaagACAGACCATTCACAAGGAATTTTGTGTGGGAGAGCAGCTTAGACACAGTAAAAGTCCTGCAGTTTCCCAAATAGAGGTGTCCTCTCCCTTACGGACAGGTATTCCAAATGTACATGAGACCCTGCCAGTCGGTATATTTTGGTCCATTTAGTTTTTTCTACATGGATAAGTAGGCTGATTTCCTTTATTTATGGATCTCAGTGAAGGTGCCCTCTGATGTTCTGGGCATTGATACAATGAACACAATATCAACCAAAGAAAAGCACCTGGAGAACTACTGATGGGCTGATTGATTGGAATAATACCTCACCCCTTGGTTATCGTGCTACATTATTCTGAATGGATCTGTTAAATAACTCGCCTTATACTTGAGTGTgatcatttttaaatgcttaggTCCCTATTTTTCTGTGAACAAAATGAGATGAACTTTGCTTTGAAGAAAATAGCCAAGTTTTAATAGACTTTAATGACTAATTCATATTAAGAGGATCACAGCCCAGTTGTATCTTCTGAAGTGTTTTCCAAACAGGACTTTGCTCTATAATTTGGGCTTTGGCCACAATCATCCTGTACTGAATGTTGTCAGTATGTGGTTTGCCAGTGctctggagaaaggaaaaaacacataTTATTTACCCAAATACTGAAGCATTATTATCAGGAGAAAAAAGTTGCGGCAGAAAACCTCCTGGTTATGGCTTACTAGATAAATGTAATGGGGAACAAGTAGAGGCAATGTCTCATTAATGGGGGGTATCCATTTCCCTGGAAATGAAACCTGCCTGATaggaaagagcactggctttAGAGGGGACCCGACTTCAGAACAAGACACTGGCTTTGAATGAGTCACACGACCCCTGGCCGGGTGGGGGGTCCCATCCggggtctcttccagctctctaTCCGCGTTGGGGAAAGGCGCCTGGCGCCCAGGAGCAGGCGAACCGGTCTTTGCTGCCTCACTCCCAGTTTACGTTTGCTTTCTGGGTCGGGGGTCACTCGCGCCTTGTCTCTGGCTTCCACGTCTTGGTTACCTTCAAGCCTCCGCTTATAATAGCCAGGTGCTCCATTTACTTCCTAAGTGCTCCACTCCCCAGACCCCTTAACGAAATAAGCCACGCCTTCAGCACTCACGTGACTGCAGCTTTTCAGaatggggggaaaaggagggggggggTTCTGCCAGGAGTCCCGTCTGGATTCCATTGGGTTCTGTGGGGCCCCAGGAGGAGGTGGGAGGCCTCGGCCTCCGGCACGTTCCTAAAGATGGACCTGCTGCTTACCTTGGCGATGGTGGTCATAAGTTTGACGGCGTCTAAGGGGTTGTGGACTGGGATGATGCGTAAATTATCACCCAGGAATCTGCAAAACAACTTCCGAGGGTTACTCGCCGCTAGCTGGTGCTGCtctgaggggggtgggggggaagccGAGGGCCCGCGAGCCTTTCCAGAAGGTGAGAAGGGCGGGCCCGCGTGGCTGGCTTTTCCTCCTCCGGAGCTGCTCGCACCCTCTGCAGACAGGACTTGGCTGGAAATACCTGGAGCCCAGGGAGGGCTCGGGCGGCCGCAGGGCTGTGGCGCCGCCTCACCCAGCCGCCTTCTGCACAGGCCCCAGGAGGAGGACACGGGGACAGGAGGAGTTTATCCTCCGGGGAGTTTTCCTTAGAGAAGCAAACCTAAATGCTCCCGCCCCACGAAAAGCTCTGGGCGCGGGAGAGCGCTCCGGCCCCGCTGGGAAGCCGCGAGTCCTCGCGTTACCTCTGCTGGACCCGGTACATCAGCTCCCATTCCGCGGGGCCGTGGAGGGCGGCCGAGAGGGCCAAAAAGCTGTTCCGGTGGATCCTCCTGAACTTCTCAATCTGGGCCCAAAGGGCTTCCTCGGACGTCATCAAACAGTCCTGGGCGTCGAGCAGTAAAAACGCCACCCCTGAGAGGGGGAAACACACCGTAAGCCGCGGTTTGTTACAGCCAAAGTGCAGGCGCCCCAAAGTGCCCGGTCTCAAGGGCCCCGGTTCTGGAGCACTTGTCCCTAACAAAGCAATCTGGACCGTTCGAGGAAGCGCTGCTTTCTGGCCTAGTTGTCTCGGCCACGCCCCCTCGCGCCCGGTCCCAGGCTGGTGCCTGTAGCGCGGTGCCTCCTGGGAAAGAGACTTTGGACGTCTCCCTTTGAGGAATAATGTAAAGGTAGCTTGCTAGCGAGATCGCCTGGCTCTGTAATTATTTTGCCTTGTTAACTCAAAGCAAGAATTtctccacaattttttttaacttagctAACTTTGCTTATCATTATGAAAAAATCTACCAACAAGAAGGGCTTGTAATCTTTGTATATGGAGTATGATTTTTCTACGATTTCTCACACATTGTACTGCACGATGACTTTATTTtctgttaatatattttatatcaacaAGAATCAGCTTATCAGCAAATATACCAtaccagaaagagaaaaaataatggatCCAGGTTCTACTGAATTTGAATAACGAACTTTGTGATTCTCATTTTTTAAGATAGCGGCAACTTCATGACTctgcaaaaatggaaaaaaaaatcagaaatatgcATGCGTTCattcctcactttaaaaaaacatttttcatattaatatcAATCCAAAATGAATCATAATAAAAtgcacatttttatttcttaaattaaaaaagaacagCAAcagtttttattgatttctatGCACTTAAAAGTCTTTTATGTAGTGGTAATCAGATTATAtgttggttctgcttgttttgtaactcttaatatatctttttaattttcttggcgTTTTTCATggttgtcatttcttttcttttctttttttaatggggacAGAAGGTGGAGGAAAGGTCCAGACCTGCAATTTCATTGTTAACAAAAACTTCCATTATGGAAGttccctccaccaatgcagattTAAGTTAATTAAATCTCATTAAGTAAAATTAACTCATCCTTTACTGTCTTAAGAAAATTGGCTGGGTCATTGAAagagtaagtgatttgtcctTGGTCACAGACCTTACTGGGGTCAGAAGACTCTTGAAAGTCTTACTCATTACATTCAGCCtctcatcattttaaaatgtggcaCAATGAAATTCCATTACATTATTATGCCACGATTTATTTAGCCCTTCCTCAATACTACAACATGAAAACTGCTGCTAATCATTTTCACAATTACAAATAAagctaaaatgaatatttttacacAGGTTGGATTTTTACTCTTAATAACCCCAGAatacaaaaaaactttcaaaaaagtTTCAGTGATTCTGAACAATATTGTAACTTGTCTTTCTCCATATCCCTACTGACatcaactatttctttttttaaacttttagttATTTGATAAACTTTAAATGGCACCACAAGTTTACTAAACAAGTATACTTCTGCTTATTAGAGTTTGGTcaatatgaagaaattattaaaatttttgttttctatgagAATTTTGTATTCATGTTCTTTAATCATTCCTCCATTAGGGAGAAATCGTTAGTGTCAGCTCCTTATAAATTCCGCATGCTGATTTTTATTGGAAACACAAATAACTTCCTCTAAATTTttgcacttcttttttttcccctgaggcaattagggttaagtgacttgcccacggtcatacagctaggaaatgttaagtgtctgaggtcagatttgagctcaggtcctcctgacttcagagctggtgctctatctactgtgccagcTAGGTgtcccttcattttctttttctttttaatagaatGACTTTATTTAAACTGGGAAAAACCCTTTACAAACAAATCCAactattttaaatctatttctttcatttttccaattaataattTAGCAATGACAAAGGCCACTCATTTAGAAAAGATGCACGTGAAAAGGGAGGCCCTGGAGGAGTCTGGGAGTTCTCAGGGAATGGTTCTGGTTTCTCAGTGAAGCCTAAGAcaaggttctcagctgagagaaGGTGGAGAGGGGGCCAGGGGAGGTTTAACAAGGGAGGAGAACCCTGTGCTTGGGGAAGTGTGAAAGGATTTGCCCTAAATCAGGGAGGGTCCAGCTGAGGTTTCTGGCATAAATCAGTGGACCCAGGCAGCATCTGGTCAGGATTGTCTTGGACTCTGTTCAGTAGCAGATTAACATGATGGGAGGCGTGGATGGTGGGGATAACACCCACTGCGACTAGTGGCAGGGGGCGAGGGACTTGAGTGTACTGGGTAACATGGTCCTTCAAGGGGTCATAATGCAGGGGGAGGAGGGTTAGGTCTAGGAAAGAACTGAGGCTTCCATCAACCTCCACCATTGGATGGATTGCTCCCAATGAACTCACTGGAGGACAAGGACAAGAGTTACATGGCAGGAATAAGTACAAGCAGGTTGCAATTTGCATCACTGGAGAGAACATTCAAGTtactgaaatcacagatccataaCAGCATCTAATTAAAATTCTTATAGTGTCTGGTATGAGGTACGAATGTAGACAACGCACTTCACTAAATTCTCATCATCCAGAATTTCCTCCAAATTTTGTTGAATTGCTTTATTCAGTGTTTTATGAGCTTGGTTTTATCAAATAGTGTaactgatgaggtttaggttttggggttctgGGAACCAAAATATGATGAGGTCTACATTTAGGgttgtcagggaaccaaaatgagattaggttCCTGGTGGtgagggagttaaatgatgaggtctagtggcaggttggGGTTCGGGGATCCCCTacacccccttgggattcagtgcatgggtagggagttttagggaactcccttctggcagcATAGAGATCCTTTgtgaaggaatttacaaacctgaaagcctatattgataaaagaggtttattataggcattggaaagtaaagtttctagtagagaaatcctgacatagaggcataaagtctcgttagggagataggtgaaggtaaagagaggatggcactggaagaGAATATCGTCCCAgcaggcagaggtttccttggcagagcATGGCATGGCAtcttagaacctctgcaaagagagagttttagattggctcttttacaAGCTGCAGCTACAAGCTGGGGGCTGCTTTGATGAGGCTGGGTCCatcttgagctgaatttgaatagaattgaatgagtctctttaattcaataaGAAGCTTAATCAGTAATGAGTGTTATCAATGAGGATGGTGCCCACCTCTCAGGATCTTTTACAGAGGCCAGGATTCAAAGAGAATCTGTCCTTCAacgagttttagagagtttcggGGTCCCTTCTTCATAATTGTGATTTCAGTTCTGGATCCTCTACTCAGTTTcactgatttattttatatttgtagataaaTTTGCTAATTACAGATTTATTCTTAGGTTCACAAGTTTCATTGGTTTTTGTTTCtagtttatctttatatttttcattattttttcatctaaattgTTCCTCTTTCATCTGATTCTGTTAAATAGCAATTTGGTGTTTTAAATTATATCGTGATAAAACTGCAAATTATCTTGGAAAATAATGACATTTGTATTATGTTGGTATACATAACTATGTGAAACAGctatcatcatttttcttttattttaataattttataattatttttgtctcaTCTTTTAGTAGGTAATAATATTCAAGTACTTGATAGACTTTTTCTACTATAAATGTTATTTGTGTTTCCATACCTCCTAAACTtctagtgatatataaaaatgaagattgttacatacttattatattatatgtgtatataatatatcc includes:
- the C4H1orf146 gene encoding protein SPO16 homolog, whose amino-acid sequence is MTESNGKEKWITTIIMSSSLQSHEVAAILKNENHKVRYSNSVEPGSIIFSLSGVAFLLLDAQDCLMTSEEALWAQIEKFRRIHRNSFLALSAALHGPAEWELMYRVQQRFLGDNLRIIPVHNPLDAVKLMTTIAKSTGKPHTDNIQYRMIVAKAQIIEQSPVWKTLQKIQLGCDPLNMN